The Methanolobus sp. WCC4 genome includes the window TGAAGACCCCGTGGAGCTTTACTGCAGCCTGTCGTTGGGTTGTGATTTTGGATGTACAGTGTAGGTAGGAGACGTCGAAGTCGGTGCGCCAGCATCGATGGAGTCGCCATTGGGACACTACCCTTCTGAAATTACGGCCCTTACTCTGAGAAGAGGACCCCGATAGGTGGGCAGTTTGCCTGGGGCGGGACGCCCTTGAAAAGATATCAAGGGCGCACAAAGGTTGACTCAAGTGGGTCGGAAACCCACTGAAGAGTGTAAGAGCATAAGTCAGCCTGACGTTATTCAGCACAGTAGTGGATGACGAGACGAAAGTCGGTTCTAGCGAACTTTTGAGCTCGCTTGGTGCGAGCCAAAAATGACAGAAAAGTTACCCCGGGGATAATTGAGTTGTTGCCGGCAAGAGCACATATCGACCCGGCAGCTTGCTACTTCGATGTCGGTTCTTTCCATCCTGGCCGTGCAGCAGCGGCCAAGGGTGAGGTTGTTCGCCTATTAAAGGAGATCGTGAGCTGGGTTTAGACCGTCGTGAGACAGGTCGGTTACTATCTACTAGAGGTGTCTGTGGTCTGAGGGTAAGCTACTTTTAGTACGAGAGGAACAGAGTAGCGGCGCCACTGGTGTATCAGTTGTCCGACAGGGCACTGCTGAGCAGCTACGCGCTAAGGAATAAGAGCTGAATGCATCTAAGCTCGAAATCTGACTTGAAAAGAGACCACTTTAAGGATCCCGGTATAAGACCGGTTTGATAGGGTCGGGATGTACGCACCAAGGCAACGAGGTGTTCAGTCCGCGGCTACTAAAAATCCGTGCCTGTCCGTCTTGCTTTGTCCAGGCGAAATCTGATATGTGCATGTTAATATACACGTTATCTAAGGTAATGTATAAATAGTATGAATCCGTTCATCAATCGCTCATTGCCAAGATGGCGGAGCGGCTACGCAATCGCCTGCAGAGCGATTCCATTCCGGTTCGAATCCGGATCTTGGCTTTACGTTTACCTTCATCATGAGAGAGTTTGGCGGCCATAGCGGCGGGGCAATTCCTGTACCCATCCCGAACACAGAAGATAAGTCCGCCTGCGTCCTATACTGTACTTAAGTACGAGAGTCTTTGGGAACTATAGAACGCTGCCAACTCACTCATACAACTTATCTCTTTTTACTGGCTTTTTATCACTTCAGAGCAACTGCTCTGTAGTTCTGGTTTTTTTATTCTTTCTCGGAGACTATGCTTTTTGTAACCATAATCAGGCGAATGGTTAGTTAATCCTGTGCTTGTGTTTAAATCTCAAAAAGTGAATATGGTACCGCGCAAAGCGCGGCACATATGCAGAACAAATATGAACTGACTTAATGTTGCCTTATTTCCCCTACTCCTCTATCTTCCGTCCCATAGCTTCATTCACATCCTTGATGAAATCTGCTTTTGTAACAATGAGGATCTCATCTTTTTCACGTATCTTTGGGTCTTTCTCTGCAAGGATAAACTCACTCTTGCGGTAAAGTCCGATGAAAGCACTTTCTTCAGGTAATGAAATTTCCGACAATTTTTTGTTGATGACATCTTCCGTAGCCATAATTCCCATAAAACGAACATTTGAACGCACCAGATTACTCAGTTCAATTGTATTTATTCCCCTGAGAACATCTGATATATAACTGGAAGATATGCTTGAGGGATTGATCATATAAGAGAAGCCAAGTTTGTTGGCAACATCCATGAACTGCCTATCATCGATCTTCAGGACTATCTTTTCTACCTTTGCATCCCTGGCGATCAGACCGATCAGGATATTGTTCTGATCATTGGTTGTGCAGGCAACAACAGCATTTGCATTGGCAAGATCGGCTTTCTCAAGTATGTCAGGTCTTGTACCCTCTGCATTGATCACGGTGCAATCCAGGGTCTCTGCAAGCTCTTTGGCAATTGCCTCATCCTTCTCTATCAGTATGACCTCTCTTCCCTGGGCTATCATATTCTTCGTAAGCTGGATACCCAGTGAACCTGCACCCACAACTATCACTCTCATACTTTCACCATCCTCCTATTGTTCCTCTTTCTTTTTATCCATGTTCCCGGCATAAGCAGCAGTATCAATGGAATTATCTCTATTCTGCCAAACAGCATATCTATTATCAATACCGCTTTCAGTAGAATGGGCATGGAAGCACCGGTCACTCCCGAGGAAAGTCCCACAGTGCTCAGGGCGCTCGATGATTCGAAGACTGCATTGCTTGTATCAACCCCATAAAGCATGAAAATGAATGATGAGATGACCAGTATCAGAGTATAGAGCAGCATGAATGTCACAAGATTGTATATCTCATCACTCTCTATGACATGGTCCTCTATCTTCATGGGGGTTATTGTTTCTCTGGGAAGGAACAATCTCAGCAGTACGTTATGTACCACTTTAAAAAGCAAAAGAACTCTGAACACTTTGATACCACCGGCAGTGGATCCCATACTTCCTCCTATCCACATCATGAATATCAAGACAGCTTTTGAAGCCTCGGACAGGATAGAAAGGTCGAATGTAGAATAGCCTGCTGTGGTGGATGCAGATATTATCTGGAAAAGGTTGTCCTTGATACTATTATATTCAAATTCCTCTCTTGATAATGTGAATGCGAATATGATCGCTCCCAATAACAGCATCCCCAGGAAATATCTCAGTTCCCTGTTAACAAAGAACTTCTCCGGTTTCTTCAAAAGATACGGATAGAGCACAAAGCTCACCGCACCAAGGAGGCATGATATACTGATAGCAGCAGGTATGAGATTGCCCTGATATGCTCCTATGCTATCACCCTGTGTTGAGAATCCCCCTGTTGATACACAACAGAATGCATGGCATATGGAATCAAAGAGTGACATCCCACTTATTAATAACAGTACTATAGATACCAGAGTTATGATAATGTACACCTTGCCGAGTGTACGTGTTGTCGATATCACAGTTGGTTTGATCTTCATGTCGCCGTAGTTGGCTTTGTATATCCTGAAAGCTGTAGTTCCCGGCCTTATCAGAACAGAAAGCACAACAAGGATTATCCCAATTCCTCCCACCCACTGCCCCCATGAACGGGCAAACAGGAAAACTGGTCCTGCGTCAGGAGGTGCAACGCTGAGTCCGGTAGTGGTCACAGCAGAAACACTTTCAAAATAAGCATCAAAGAATGGCATACCTGTTGACAGGGACATGGGTATAGCGCTGAGAAAAGCGGAAAGCGGGAAAACCAGTGCCACTATAATGAGTGCTTCCTTTGTCTCAAGCTCGTACTCCGGTAAGGCTCTGTAGATAATGGACCCAACAATGAAAACTGAAACAGCAGTACCTCCGTAATACATGGCTGCCTCAGTGTTAGAAAGCAAAAGTGCTGCCATCATCGGCACGATAAGTACGAACGCAAATGCTATCAGGTAATATCCCATGTACCTGGAAACCGCCTTTATGTCAACAGGGGTATGCAGTTCGTACATAGGTAATAATGCTCCCTGAAACTTTATAAAATATATCATGTATGGGCTGTCTTCATCCTGCCTTTTAGTATCCAGTCTCCCTGAGAGGAAGCTTAAATATATCTTGACCTCATCTACAGGATCATGTCACAATTCGATATAATCCATAAGGATGCAGCAGGGCGCATCGGTAAACTGACAACTCCTCACGGGGTTGTGGAAACCCCTACTGTGATGCCTGTCATCAATCCTAACATTCAGACCATAAAACCTTCAGAGATGAGGGATTTCGGTGCTGAGATACTTATCACCAATTCATATATCATCTACCGCAAGGATGAGTTAAGGGAAAAGGCACTCAAGGACGGTCTGCATGCATTGCTTGATTTTGACGGTCCTCTTATGACCGATTCTGGTTCCTTCCAGCTTTCCGTCTACGGTGAAGTAGAGGTCACAAATGAACAGATCATCGATTTCCAGCAGAAGATCGGTACGGATATCGGTGTCCCTCTTGATATCCCCACACATCCTGATGTCTCCTATGAGAAAGCGAAGGAAGATATGGATATCACTATAGAGCGTCTCAAGGAAGCAAGAGGGCTTGTGAAGGATGGTATGCTCCTTGCAGGTCCTGTACAGGGTGCCACTTACAAAGACCTCCGTGAAGAGTGTGCCCGTGAGCTTTCAGACGTTGGCTTTGATGTCTATCCTTTCGGGGCTGTTGTGCCACTCATGGAATCATACCGCTATGCGGACCTTGTGGATGTTATTGCTTCAGCTAAAAAGGGTCTTGACCCTACAGCACCTGTGCACCTGTTCGGAGCCGGTCATCCAATGATGTTCGCTCTTGCCGTTGCGCTGGGTTGCGACCTGTTTGACTCAGCAGCCTATGCACTCTATGCAAAGGACAGACGCTACATAACCTCAAGGGGTACATATCATGTGGACCAGCTCAAATACCTGCCATGTTCCTGTCCTGTATGTATGGCACATACTGCAGAGGAGTTGAAAAAGGCACACAACTGTACCGAACTTCTTGCAAGACACAACCTCTATGTCACATTTGAAGAGGTGCGTGAGGTCAAACAGGCCATATGGGAAGGCAATCTTCTGGAGCTTGTAGAACAGCGCTGCCGTTCACACCCAAGGATGCTGGAAGCATTGAAGCAGATGTACACTTATTCCCCATGGCTGGAAGAGTGCGACCCTTCATCCAAGTCCACATTCTTCTACTGCGGACCGGAATCCGCAAAGAGGCCAGAGGTCCTGCGTTTTAACAAACAACTGGAAAGGCTTAGCATCGAAGGGTCTGTGCTTATCAGGGCATATCCAACGAAAATAGACAAAGAGTATGATAATGTCATGATGTTCAAGCCCCCATTCGGTTCTTATCCACAGGAACTTGCAGAGGTCTATCCTTTCAATGCAGAGGTTGTAAGGACACCTGACCACGAGTCACTTGAAACTGCATATCAGAACACCATCAAGCTTGTGGAATTGAACCCTGATGCAACCTATACTTTCCTGATGAATGACAGGTTCGAACACCCTCTTGTGGAAAAACTTGCAGAAATGGACAACTTCACAGTCGTTCCTCCAAAGAATGACTGATCATTTTCTTTCTTTTTTAAACCTTCATTTTCCCAATACTAAATTACATATAAGAGTCTAACAAATGTAACTTCATGGGAGTTATTTTAACTGACGATCTATTGGACAATATAGATGGATATAAGCTGGTCGATATAAGGTCGGTTGATGCTTATAATGGCTGGAAGGAGAACGGGGAGGCAAAAGGCGGTCACATCAAAGGTGCAAAGTCTCTGCCATACAAATGGTTACATTATATAGACTGGATAGAGATCGTCAGGAACAAAGGTATAGTGCCTGATGATTCCCTGGTCATCTATGGTTATGATCAGGAAAGGGCAGAAGAGGTTGCAAGGCAGTTTGAAAGGGCCGGTTATCCAGATGTTGCCGTTCTTGACTCATTTTCCGAATGGGTTGAAAAGGACCTGCCAATGGAACATCTTGAAAGATACAGGCAGCTTGTTTCGGCAGACTGGCTTAACCAGTTGATCAGCACAGGGAATGCTCCTGAATACGACAATGACAGGTTCGTGGTGTGCCATGGTCACTACAGGAATCCTTCTGATTATGAAGAGGGACATATCCCCGGGGCGATATCAATTGATACGAATTCTCTTGAATCCACTGAGACGTGGAATCGTCGCTCGCCTGAAGAGATAAAAGAGACTCTGGAAAATGCAGGTATAAGTTCTGATACCACAGTGGTCCTTTATGGAAGATTCTCATTCCCTAACAATGATGACCCCTTCCCCGGGAGCAGCGCAGGTCATCTTGGATCTATAAGGGCTGCATTCATAATGCTCTATGCCGGGGTAAAGGATGTTCGCATACTTAACGGCGGACTTCAGTCATGGCTTGACTCCGGATATGCTATAACAAAAGAACCGGTCAGCAAGGACAGAGTATCTTTCGGAGTTGATATCCCTCAGAAACCTGAGATAGCTGTTGATCTGGAGGAGGCAAAGGATATCCTTGCATCGCCTGACAAGAACCTGGTATGTGTCAGAAGCTGGAGAGAATACATAGGGGAAGTTAGTGGTTACAACTACATTGAGAAGAAGGGTAGGATCCCTGGTGCAGTGTTCGATGATTGTGGTTCGGATGCCTACCACATGGAGAACTACAGGAACCTTGACCATACCATGCGTGAATATCACGAGGTTGCAGAAAGCTGGGAAAAGATAGGTATAACCTCTGATAAGCGCAATGCTTTCTACTGTGGGACCGGCTGGAGGGGCAGCGAGGCTTTCTTCAATGCGTGGCTCATGGGTTGGGATAAGGCAGCCGTCTATGATGGTGGATGGTTCGAATGGAGCAACAATGACCTTCCATTTGAGACCGGGGTGCCTGAGTAATGATAATTGAGGATTTCATGCCCCCGACAGGGGAAAGTTCAGTAAGGGACAGACTCCTGGCCGGTCTGAGGTCATACCCCAAAATGATCCCATCAATGTTCTTCTATGATCACAGGGGTTCGGAACTGTTCGAGCATATCACGGGACTGGAGGAATACTATCCTCCTAAGATCGAGATACCACTTCTTGCTTCAACTGCCAGAAAGTTGAGACATGAATTAAAGGACTGCGATATTGTAGAGCTTGGAAGTGGTGACTGCTCGAAGATATCCGTTTTCCTTGATGAAGTGCCGGAAGATATCCGTGCTACCATGGCCTACTATCCGGTTGACGTCTGTAAGGAGGCAATTGAGAAATCGGCGTGTAATCTCCATGTAAAGTACCCTGAGATGGAGATACATGGCATAACTGCTGATTTCCTGGAACATATGGAGAAGATCCCGGGTGACCGAAAAAGGTTCTTCTGTTTCTTCGGGAGTACAATAGGGAATCTCAGTGAGGCAAAGGCGATGGAGTTCATGGGCAATCTGGGTGAGGTCATGAACGACGAAGACAGGCTCATACTTGGCATGGATATGGTGAAGGACATCGATGTCATCGAAAGGGCCTATAACGACAGTCAGGGTGTGACCGCTGAATTCAACAAGAACATACTGAACGTCACAAACGATAACCTTGGAACCAACTTCGACCCGGACGATTTTGAGCATGTGGCCTTTTTCAACAGGGAATATTCAAGGATCGAGATGCACCTGAGGGCAAAGAGGGATATGGAAATAACGGTTCCGGGGCTGAATGAAAAGATGATCATTGTGAAAGATGAGATGATACATACAGAGAACTCACACAAATATACTGCCAAAGATATCGAAAAACTGGCAGACGCAGCGGGACTTGATGTGGAGGAGGTCTTTACCGATGACAGGAAATGGTTCTCTCTTGTTGAGATGGTGAAAAGATGATAGATGCTGCAAAGGATTTCCCCATACTTGAAAAAGAGGTCTATGGCAGAAGACTTGTCTATCTCGATAGTGCAGCAACGACCCAGAAACCGGAATGTGTGATCGATACGATTGCCGGGTTCTACAGGTCGGATTACAGTAATATCCATCGTGGCGTTCACTACCTGAGCGAGGTCTCAAGTGAGAGATATGAGAAGGCAAGGGAGAAGGTCAGTGAGTTCATAGGTGCCGGAAACCCTGCTGAAGTGACGTTCACTGCCGGTACGACAGATTCCATCAACCAGGTTGCACGCTCACTGGAACCATCTTTGAGAGGAAACGAGGTCATCGTGACAGGTGTGGAACACCATTCCAATATCGTATCCTGGCAGATGGCAGGAGCTATTTTGAAGGCAATTCCGATAGATGATGATTGTAATCTGCTGGCGGATTCTCTGGAGATAACTGACAGAACGAAATTGATAGCTATCAGCCATGCTTCCAATGTCCTTGGCTCTGTCAATGATATCAAAGATATCGTCAGTATTGCAAGGGACCATGATATTCCGGTTTTAGTGGATGCTGCCCAGTCGATACAGCATATGTCTCTTGATGTGAAGGACATTGGCTGTGATTTTCTTGCATTCTCCGGTCACAAGATGTATGCATCCACCGGTGTGGGTGTTCTTTATACAAGTGAACGTTTCAGTGACATGATGCCGGCAAGGGGAGGAGGCGGTATGGTGGATAAGGTGACCCTTGAGAAAACCACCTATCTGGACCCTCCCCTGAGATATGAGGCGGGGACGCCGGATATTGCAGGAGCGATAAGCATCGGTGCAGCGATTGATTATATGCAGAAGATAGGCATGGATAAGATAAAAGAGCATGAGCATGAGGTCTATTCCTATGCAAGGGACAGGCTGCTTGAAATGGATGATGTGACAGTCTATGGTAACACTGATGAGATGTGCGGTGCCATCTCTTTCAACCTGAAAGGTGTCCATCACTATGATGCAGGTCTGATCATGGATAAGATGGGAATAGCCGTCAGGACCGGACACCACTGCGCTCAGCCATTGATGAGAACACTTGGAGTTGAAGGTACGGTAAGGGCAAGCTTTGCACTATATAATACTAAGGAAGATGTCGACATGCTGGTCGAAGGCATAGAGAAGGTAAGGATGCTGCACTCATGAGCGATGCCATTCAGGATGAGATTATAAAGGAGTTCGAAGGACTGGAGTGGTTCGACAAGTACGAACTGCTGATATCCTCGGCCAGGGAGGTCGAGACCATGGCTGAAGAGTTCAGGACAGAGGAGAATACGATAAGCGGATGCCAGTCAAAGGTCTGGATAAGGAGTTATATCAATGGTAAGAGATTGCATTTCGAGTATGACAGTGATGCCATGATAACCAAAGGTATCGTTGCCTTAGTACTCAGGGTGCTGAACAACCGTTACCCTCAGGATATCCTTGATACGGACCTGTATTTCATTGATGAGATAGGTTTGAAGTCTAATCTTTCTCCAGCGAGGGCTGATGGTCTGATGTCGATCATCAGGAGGATTCGGGAGATCGCTGAGGAAGGAGTTAGTTAGGATTTTTTGGATTTTTACTGTGTGTAGGATCTAGTAATATTGACTATTGTCTATACATTGAGATGTTTGGACAATATACATTTATCTATGTGTGATCATCAAGTTTCAAACGATTTCTGTGTAGTTGTTCTTTTTAGATTCATAGTAATAAATGATTAGGTTATTTACAATACCTGCAAAAGTTAATATTTAATAGAGGTGTTAAATCTGTCAGGAGATGCCTTATGTTTGAAGTAAAAATACAACACATTGATGCTGAAAAGCGTGCAATTCCTGTTCTCAAAATACAGTTACACCTTAAAAATCCTGAGCTATACCCCATCGAGTTACTAGGCTATAAAATAAACCTACGTTTTGCAGGAGTTGTTGTAGGAAGTACTTCTAGTTATAGCTCTATAAGAATTGATAATCATGGCTCTCATTACTTCAATGAGGATATTCAAATAACTCCTTATATTTTTGAAATCATAGATCAATCTAGAAAAAATGGTGATGTCCACATAAGTGGTTCTCTTAACTGCCTTTATTTAAATTTATCAATAGATAAAGCCAATCAGACTCCGCAGGTATTTGATAGGCAATTTGATTCTTATAAATTATCCCAACTTGATTGGATTAATTTAGCAACGAAAATGGGGTATACTCGATACAAGATTTTTGAAATGATCTGGCCAGATATTCCTCAACTAGATGAGTTGAATAATATAATTAGAGGCCTAGATGAAGCTCAAACTCTGTTCTATGAAGGTAAAAATAATGAAGTGGTATCAAAGTGTAGATTAGTCTTGGAAGAGCTTATGCCAATTGTTACAGGAAAAAATTCCAGCAACAAGATTGAAATGAAAAAAGAAATGGCTGATATTGTTGACTATGGTTCATTCCATAAAGATGGTGAAAGTAGTAAAAGTGAAAAGATAGAAGATTTGAGACAAAAGATTTGGCGTTATCATCATATTGGTCCACACTGCGGATACCCTGTTACAAGAGCAGATGCAGAACTTTCAATCATGCTATGTCTTTCTATGGTCAGGTATTATTCTGTTCAGATAAACAAACTAAATGAAAGTACAGTGTAATCATATATATTTCGAGCCTATATGGTACTATAATAGTGAGGTTTAAGGACTTGTTTAAGCATTCAGACATTCCTTTTATTTCACTTTTCAAAATCAATTCGGTTTTTTCCGCTTTACCCTAATACTAATATACGATACTGGTGATTAGAACCTATAATCTACAGGTGATATACTTGGTTTCCACTTCAGGCTCTAAAACACGAAATCCCTATCTGGAAATGTTAAGGCCGGAGATAGCGGATATGGACTTTGCCCTTCCTGCAGCGAGTGCTTTGCTGGCAGCCTATCTTGCTACAGGCTCTTTCCCTATGCTTATTCCTTTCATAATTGCAGTGATCGGCGGTTATGCGGCTATCACAAGTTCCTATGTGTATAATGACTACTGTGATGTCGATATCGATGAGATAAATCTTCCCAACCGTCCACTGGTATCAAACAGACTCAAACGTTCTCAGGCTCTAAAGTATGCTCTTCTCCTTTTCATCATCGCCAGTGTGGCGGCATTGGTCCTGAATGTCGAGTCCTTTGTGGTGCTTCTCATAGCTGTGGGAACCATAAGTGTCTACTCAGCAGTGGCTAAAAGGGCCACGTTCCTGAGCTTTGTTCCGGTAGGTATCGCTTACGGTCTTGTTCCAATAGGCATCTGGCTTGCATTCGACTCAGCCGGGATCATAGGATATCCGGGGCTTTTCGGAACTGTCCCTTCCTATGGTGACATACTTCCTGTTCCTGCGATCTTCCTTGGCCTGATGATGTGTTTCACCGACTGGGGCTTTACACTCTCAGGTGTGGCAAGGGATGTTGAAGGTGACAGGGCAAGGGGTGCACCCACATTCCCTGTGACATTCGGTATTCCCGCAACAGCAAAGTTTGTGACCTTCATGTGGGTAGTAGGTGTTATCGCCTCTATTGCCATAGGTCTGACAGCGAAGATCGGTCCTGTCTATTTTGCAGGCGCATTGCTCGCAGGTGGCTGGATGCTCACACAATCATTTGATTTCATAAAGAACCCGACAGAGGGGCGCGGTGGAAGACTGTTCCTGCAGGGCTCCAGATACAGGGGCATAATGTTCGGTTCTCTCATACTTGACGTAATACTTTGCATACTCGTACCGGCATATTCCGGTATCCTGTGGTAACTTTGAGGTTCAACATGGACGCAGATATCATTGTAATAGGTGCTTCACCTGCAGGGGTGATGGCAGCAAGGAACGCATCAAGAAAAGGATGCAAGGTAATACTCCTCGATAAAAAGGAAGCTGCAGGTGTGCCAACCCACCCTGCCAACACATTCTTCAAAGGTATGTTCGACCGTACAGGTGAGGAAGTGGACCAGAGCTATGTCATCAAGAATCTCAAGGGTGCCTACATCATAGCACCGTCCGGCAAGAACGTCATCTTCGAGGGAGATGCCTACTTCCTTGACCGCAAGAAGTTCGACGAGTTCTACATCGAACAGGCAAAGGATGCCGGCGTGGATGTTCGCTTTGGTGTGGATGTTCTCAATGTTCTCAGGAAGGATTCCGGATTCATAGTGAGCACTTCAAAAGGCAAGGCAAAGTGTAAACTTGTCATAGTCTCCGACGGTATCAATTCAAAGATAAGTGCACTTCTGGGCATGAAACCAATAAAGTATCCACAGGATATTGCCTGGTCACTGGAAGCTGAGATAGAAGCAGAGGGTATCGGTGAACCTGACCTGTTTGAGTACTATGTAGGTAATCATGCACCCGGCTGGAAATCCACATATTCACCATGCGGTGGTAACAGGGCAACCCTTGGTATGTATGTCCGCAGACATGGCACGGATGTGTCCGACTTCTTCGATGCATGGCTTGAGAGGTTCAAGTCATTGAAAGGACTGGATGAGGTTAAGATCATCAGCAAGTCCGTTGGTGGCGACCCTATAGTTGCCATTCCCGGTGATATCGTGGCCGATGGTGTCATGATAGTGGGAGGTTCTGCAGCACAATCCGGTATAGGCTATGGTATGCATGCAGGACAGATGTGCGGTGACGTTGCAGCCGACGCGATAAAGAAAGGCGATACATCAAAGAGGTCCCTGTCAGAGTACAGGAGACTCTGGAACGATGCCTACAGGACAGAGTACTACCTTGGAAGGTTCGCCATGGAGACCATGAGGAAGATGACCGATAAGGAGATCGACGGTCTGATGGAGGTCTTCGAGGGTGAGGACCTTAAGGTACTTAGCGGAACTCCTTTCAATCAGGCATTGCAGGTATCGAAGATGATATTGAAGAACAATCCTTCTTCTATCCTCTCATATAGAGCTGTATTCAGATCAAAGTGAGCCATGAATAAGAAATATTATTTTTATAAGAACCCCTTTTTCAAAGTATATGCCCAGATCGAGAATGACAGGGTGAAGATGAAGACCTCGGGTATAGCATCTTCGGTCATGGGTTCTTTAGTCTCGGATATGATGGAGATATTCGAGGATACAAAACCATCAAAGGTGGAAAATGATAAACTGATCTATTCCACATGGATGCCCCCGATCCCAAGCAAGGCCTTCGACCGTCTTGTGTCAAGCCAGATGCGTGCCATGAGGGGTAAGTTCGTTCCAGAACAGATCACCATCTCCATTACAGAGGAATGTCCCAACAGGTGTCTTCACTGTGCACTGCCGGACACGAAGAATAAGGCAAAACTGGACCCTGATGCCGTGAAAAGTGTCATCGACCAGACACAGGACATGGGGACCACGCTCATCATCTTCGATGGAGGTGAGCCTCTTCTCTACGATGGTCTTGAGGACCTGATATCCTATGTAGACCAGTCAAAGGCGATACCGGGTCTTTTCACATCCGGTGTGGGTATGACCCCTGAGCGTGCTCAAAGCCTTAAACGGGCAGGCCTTTCAATGCTCAGCATAAGTCTTGACAGTGCAAATGCAGAAGGTCACGACTATATGCGTGGTCGTCCCGGGGTTTTCAAAGAGGCTACCAACGCTATAAAATACGGTATTGATGCAGGCCTCCTGGTTGGTATCTATGTTGTCCTTTCACCACGGAATGTCGATGAACTGGATGAGTTCTACGAGCTTGCAAAGGAGCTGGGTGTCCATGAGCTGTCTTTCTATGAGATCGTCCCTACAGGAAGATGGGAGGGTCATGAGAAAGAGGTCGTCTCACCTGAAGGTCTGAAGAAGTTCGATGATTTCGTGGAACGTACTTCCCATGCAGAAGGACCCAGGGTTTTCCCGATACCTCAGATAATCAGGAAGATGGGATGTTTTGCAGGGCGCAAATGGCTACATGTGACTCCTGAAGGTAATGTCCTCCCATGTGC containing:
- the tgtA gene encoding tRNA guanosine(15) transglycosylase TgtA, which codes for MMSQFDIIHKDAAGRIGKLTTPHGVVETPTVMPVINPNIQTIKPSEMRDFGAEILITNSYIIYRKDELREKALKDGLHALLDFDGPLMTDSGSFQLSVYGEVEVTNEQIIDFQQKIGTDIGVPLDIPTHPDVSYEKAKEDMDITIERLKEARGLVKDGMLLAGPVQGATYKDLREECARELSDVGFDVYPFGAVVPLMESYRYADLVDVIASAKKGLDPTAPVHLFGAGHPMMFALAVALGCDLFDSAAYALYAKDRRYITSRGTYHVDQLKYLPCSCPVCMAHTAEELKKAHNCTELLARHNLYVTFEEVREVKQAIWEGNLLELVEQRCRSHPRMLEALKQMYTYSPWLEECDPSSKSTFFYCGPESAKRPEVLRFNKQLERLSIEGSVLIRAYPTKIDKEYDNVMMFKPPFGSYPQELAEVYPFNAEVVRTPDHESLETAYQNTIKLVELNPDATYTFLMNDRFEHPLVEKLAEMDNFTVVPPKND
- a CDS encoding rhodanese-like domain-containing protein, with translation MGVILTDDLLDNIDGYKLVDIRSVDAYNGWKENGEAKGGHIKGAKSLPYKWLHYIDWIEIVRNKGIVPDDSLVIYGYDQERAEEVARQFERAGYPDVAVLDSFSEWVEKDLPMEHLERYRQLVSADWLNQLISTGNAPEYDNDRFVVCHGHYRNPSDYEEGHIPGAISIDTNSLESTETWNRRSPEEIKETLENAGISSDTTVVLYGRFSFPNNDDPFPGSSAGHLGSIRAAFIMLYAGVKDVRILNGGLQSWLDSGYAITKEPVSKDRVSFGVDIPQKPEIAVDLEEAKDILASPDKNLVCVRSWREYIGEVSGYNYIEKKGRIPGAVFDDCGSDAYHMENYRNLDHTMREYHEVAESWEKIGITSDKRNAFYCGTGWRGSEAFFNAWLMGWDKAAVYDGGWFEWSNNDLPFETGVPE
- a CDS encoding TrkA family potassium uptake protein, producing the protein MRVIVVGAGSLGIQLTKNMIAQGREVILIEKDEAIAKELAETLDCTVINAEGTRPDILEKADLANANAVVACTTNDQNNILIGLIARDAKVEKIVLKIDDRQFMDVANKLGFSYMINPSSISSSYISDVLRGINTIELSNLVRSNVRFMGIMATEDVINKKLSEISLPEESAFIGLYRKSEFILAEKDPKIREKDEILIVTKADFIKDVNEAMGRKIEE
- the egtD gene encoding L-histidine N(alpha)-methyltransferase, producing the protein MIIEDFMPPTGESSVRDRLLAGLRSYPKMIPSMFFYDHRGSELFEHITGLEEYYPPKIEIPLLASTARKLRHELKDCDIVELGSGDCSKISVFLDEVPEDIRATMAYYPVDVCKEAIEKSACNLHVKYPEMEIHGITADFLEHMEKIPGDRKRFFCFFGSTIGNLSEAKAMEFMGNLGEVMNDEDRLILGMDMVKDIDVIERAYNDSQGVTAEFNKNILNVTNDNLGTNFDPDDFEHVAFFNREYSRIEMHLRAKRDMEITVPGLNEKMIIVKDEMIHTENSHKYTAKDIEKLADAAGLDVEEVFTDDRKWFSLVEMVKR
- a CDS encoding cysteine desulfurase; this encodes MIDAAKDFPILEKEVYGRRLVYLDSAATTQKPECVIDTIAGFYRSDYSNIHRGVHYLSEVSSERYEKAREKVSEFIGAGNPAEVTFTAGTTDSINQVARSLEPSLRGNEVIVTGVEHHSNIVSWQMAGAILKAIPIDDDCNLLADSLEITDRTKLIAISHASNVLGSVNDIKDIVSIARDHDIPVLVDAAQSIQHMSLDVKDIGCDFLAFSGHKMYASTGVGVLYTSERFSDMMPARGGGGMVDKVTLEKTTYLDPPLRYEAGTPDIAGAISIGAAIDYMQKIGMDKIKEHEHEVYSYARDRLLEMDDVTVYGNTDEMCGAISFNLKGVHHYDAGLIMDKMGIAVRTGHHCAQPLMRTLGVEGTVRASFALYNTKEDVDMLVEGIEKVRMLHS
- a CDS encoding TrkH family potassium uptake protein — encoded protein: MYELHTPVDIKAVSRYMGYYLIAFAFVLIVPMMAALLLSNTEAAMYYGGTAVSVFIVGSIIYRALPEYELETKEALIIVALVFPLSAFLSAIPMSLSTGMPFFDAYFESVSAVTTTGLSVAPPDAGPVFLFARSWGQWVGGIGIILVVLSVLIRPGTTAFRIYKANYGDMKIKPTVISTTRTLGKVYIIITLVSIVLLLISGMSLFDSICHAFCCVSTGGFSTQGDSIGAYQGNLIPAAISISCLLGAVSFVLYPYLLKKPEKFFVNRELRYFLGMLLLGAIIFAFTLSREEFEYNSIKDNLFQIISASTTAGYSTFDLSILSEASKAVLIFMMWIGGSMGSTAGGIKVFRVLLLFKVVHNVLLRLFLPRETITPMKIEDHVIESDEIYNLVTFMLLYTLILVISSFIFMLYGVDTSNAVFESSSALSTVGLSSGVTGASMPILLKAVLIIDMLFGRIEIIPLILLLMPGTWIKRKRNNRRMVKV